In a genomic window of Rhododendron vialii isolate Sample 1 chromosome 12a, ASM3025357v1:
- the LOC131311400 gene encoding uncharacterized protein LOC131311400, giving the protein MDSSLIKKPMDSSEPTAEESFRARVQKAFGPLSSSQSPWSLTDDEIEKREWNRSGGGTRDDDVTPCSSSFDGISFSNKDRKKRNSRRLRRDLENDGVEDQNDDEDGGEGDGGDGGDEWEIRSAIGLDRTLDNEEEEDEYDIVAAGRENASDVLYMRDVTDHGPYLNSYNIIPSSVPDSHANHLAAKIRLKEGGVEANKIDPHYSCDKSTPDVQEPSIKASGDGGKPKSILKRKNDEATTKEQKRVKFDPGCKEDFEAASENPKDLLTATTISDDKSSLRRNTFGVPDYLLNPSKYTRYSFDSASEVDVESSSRVCMDFLKLAEMAKPEESASLLGTASSGLPKSVTFIPRKKAMDATPRDCSNEAKKNQENGSEQLLIQKGCPLGVAADDTDDTESGDVRDMEDELESSAASSSTRVKKQCRNYRSRSNLDDTVT; this is encoded by the exons ATGGATTCTTCTCTGATCAAGAAACCAATGGATTCTTCTGAGCCAACGGCGGAGGAGAGTTTCAGGGCCAGAGTCCAGAAAGCATTCGGGCCTCTGTCCTCGTCCCAATCCCCGTGGTCTCTCACCGACGACGAGATCGAGAAGAGAGAGTGGAATCGGAGCGGCGGCGGCACGCGTGACGACGACGTTACCCCGTGTTCTTCGTCGTTCGACGGGATATCGTTCTCCAACAAGGATCGGAAGAAGAGGAACTCGAGGCGCCTTCGGAGAGACCTCGAAAACGACGGCGTCGAAGATCAAAACGACGATGAGGATGGTGGGGAGGGCGATGGTGGTGACGGTGGGGATGAATGGGAGATTAGGTCTGCGATTGGATTGGATCGCACGCTTGATAATGAG gaagaggaagatgaatATGACATAGTGGCTGCGGGCAGAGAGAATGCAAGTGATGTCTTGTATATGAGGGATGTCACTGATCATGGACCATATTTGAACTCTTACAATATTATTCCCAGCTCAGTACCTGATTCCCATGCCAATCACTTGGCTGCTAAAATTAGGCTGAAAGAAGGTGGAGTAGAAGCTAACAAAATTGATCCTCATTATAGTTGTGATAAGTCCACGCCAGACGTTCAGGAGCCTAGTATTAAAGCATCAGGAGATGGTGGTAAACCGAAGTCAATATTAAAGAGGAAGAACGATGAAGCGACTACCAAGGAGCAGAAACGTGTCAAGTTTGACCCAGGTTGTAAGGAAGATTTTGAAGCAGCGTCAGAAAATCCGAAAGATTTGTTGACGGCAACCACAATTTCGGATGATAAATCCTCGTTGCGCAGAAATACATTCGGGGTTCCGGATTATTTACTTAATCCTTCTAAATATACACGTTACAGTTTTGATTCAGCTAGTGAAGTTGATGTTGAGTCGAGCAGTCGAGTTTGTATGGACTTTCTTAAGCTCGCAGAAATGGCAAAGCCTGAAGAGTCTGCGTCACTGTTGGGGACTGCATCATCCGGTCTTCCAAAATCAGTAACGTTCATACCAAGGAAGAAGGCAATGGATGCTACACCAAGAGATTGTAGCAATGAGGCaaagaaaaaccaagaaaatgGTTCTGAGCAGTTATTGATTCAAAAAGGCTGTCCTCTTGGCGTTGCTGCTGATGATACTGATGATACCGAAAGTGGTGATGTCAGAGACATGGAGGATGAACTGGAATCAAGTGCTGCATCTTCAAGTACTAGAGTTAAGAAACAATGTCGTAATTACCGGAGCAGGTCGAACTTGGATGACACTGTTACTTGA
- the LOC131311558 gene encoding trihelix transcription factor ASR3-like has translation MALERLTLAPPPIAVISDATDGGDRSSSAARLPRWTRQEILVLIQGKRVAETRVRRGRVAGMGLGAGQVEPKWASVSSYCKQHGVNRGPVQCRKRWSNLAGDYKKIKEWEKTQVKDEADSFWVMRNDLRRERKLPGFFDREVYEILDGGPTAAAAAAEGGFPVGLLLGLGVSAAEEEGEEAAGEEVEEEGGEVRGEAVFDSGRSAAVEDGLFSDFEQSTQEEGSGGGGGGGDREFAAAKEVPLTSVPDPFPFPGAKHGMQQTSNPEMGARSEAGRKRKRFAADGDEETNTLQYQLIEILERNGRMLSAQLEAQNTNIQLDREQRKDHMDSLVAVLDKVAGALGRIADKL, from the exons ATGGCCCTGGAGCGATTGACCCTCGCTCCGCCGCCCATCGCCGTCATCTCCGACGCCACTGACGGCGGCGACCGATCGTCATCGGCGGCGCGGCTGCCACGGTGGACCAGGCAAGAGATTCTTGTGTTGATACAGGGTAAGAGGGTGGCCGAGACCCGGGTCCGACGTGGCCGGGTCGCCGGGATGGGACTCGGGGCGGGCCAGGTGGAGCCCAAGTGGGCCTCGGTCTCGAGTTACTGTAAGCAGCACGGGGTGAACCGGGGCCCGGTTCAGTGTAGGAAGCGGTGGAGCAACTTGGCCGGAGATTACAAGAAGATTAAAGAATGGGAGAAAACCCAGGTGAAGGACGAGGCGGATTCTTTCTGGGTTATGAGGAATGatctgaggagagagaggaagttgCCGGGGTTTTTTGACAGGGAGGTTTATGAGATTCTTGATGGTGGGCCcacggcggcggcggcggcggcggagggtGGTTTTCCGGTGGGTTTGTTGTTGGGTCTGGGGGTGtcggcggcggaggaggagggggaagaGGCAGCGGgggaggaggtggaggaggagggtgGGGAGGTTAGGGGAGAGGCGGTTTTTGATAGCGGTCGGAGCGCCGCGGTGGAGGATGGGTTGTTTTCGGATTTCGAGCAGTCGACGCAAGAGGAGGGtagcggtggcggtggcggtggcggtgatAGGGAATTTGCGGCGGCGAAGGAGGTTCCTTTGACAAGTGTACCTGATCCTTTCCCATTTCCAG GTGCAAAACATGGGATGCAGCAAACCTCAAACCCGGAAATGGGAGCCAGATCTGAGGCAGGACGTAAACGTAAACGGTTTGCTGCAGACGGAGATGAGGAAACAAACACCCTGCAGTATCAGCTGATTGAGATTTTAGAAAGAAATGGGAGAATGCTGAGTGCTCAACTTGAAGCTCAGAACACCAATATTCAATTGGATAGAGAGCAACGAAAAGACCACATGGATAGCTTAGTTGCAGTTCTCGATAAGGTGGCTGGTGCTTTGGGAAGAATCGCCGACAAGTTATAG